The Elephas maximus indicus isolate mEleMax1 chromosome 15, mEleMax1 primary haplotype, whole genome shotgun sequence DNA window CCCGGAGGGGCGGAGTctctgctcagaggtcagttcCCCCCACCTGTGGCTGACCCAGGCCGCCCCACCCCCTTGTCTGTCCAGTTCTCCCAGAGCTACCCGCGGAGGAGTTGTTCCTGGACGCCAGCTCCATCCTCATGGGCAGCCCGGAGGGGCGCTTCCATTTCTCCATTGACCGAGGGGGCACCTTCACCGATGTGTTCGCCCAGTGCCCAGGTGGGCACGTGCGGGTCTTGAAGCTGCTTTCAGAGGACCCTGCCAATTATGGAGATGCACCCACCGAGGGGATCCGACGAATCCTGGAGCAGGTGGGCCACAGttgggggctggggaggagggggtTGGGCCAGAGGGCTGACTCTGACCTCCGCCCCCAGGAGGGGGGTGTGCTATTGCCCCGGGACCGGCCGCTGGACACTAGCCGTATTGCCAGCATCCGCATGGGCACCACGGTAGCCACCAACGCACTGCTGGAGCGGCGGGGGGAGAGGGTGGCATTGCTGGTAACACACGGCTTCCGAGACCTGCTGCACATTGGCACCCAGGCCCGCCAGGATCTCTTTGACCTGGTGAGTCCCGTGACGCCAAGGTGGGTTGTGTGGCTTACACCACCCCGCACATGCTATGGCTCGTGGGAGAGCTGTCTTAGGGAGGGTCAGTGTCAGCCCAAAGCCACCACCTGATGGGCAGAGTAGAGGTTGTGGTCACTCTTCGTGAGACCCTACATGCTCCAAGCCCTCGGGGGTAGACACGTGAGACCCTGTTATTTTCTACTACCACATCCTGTCCTGGATTTTGGTTGTGGGGTGGCCCCATCCGCCCACTCCCACTCTCCACACGGGTTCCAGGAAGGAGCTGCTCTTGTGGGGCAGGGCAATGAGATGCCCTTTCTGGGTGGGCCTCCCTGGAGCTCACCTGCCCTTCTGTCTCCTGGTCCTGGCCATGGACCTGTTGGGACACAGCTCCAGGGTTGTACTGCCCCAGCCACCAGGACCCCACCACAGACCCCAGGCCTGGCCTCTCTCAGCCTCTGCTCCCTCCCCGGGCCTGGcctgccctcagcctctgccccccTACCCCAGGCTGTGCCCATGCCTGAGGTACTGTACGAGGAGGTGCTGGAGGTAGACGAACGCGTGGTGCTGTATCACCGGGAGCCAGGCGCCGGCACACCTGTCAAAGGTGGGGGCTGGCCAACATTGGGGTGGACATGGGCACCAGGCCATGACTGCCTCTAACTGTCACGGACTTGTTGCAGGTCGCACAGGGGATCTGTTGGAGGTGCAGCAGCCTGTGGACCTGGGTGGCCTGCGTGGGAAGCTGGAGGGGCTCCTGGCCCGCGGCATCCGCAGCCTGGCCGTGGTGCTCATGCACTCGTACACGTGAGTGAGGGCGGCTGGCACGTGTGCGCAGTGGGCAGTGGGTAGGTGGTAGGCAGTAGGTACATTGCTACAGGTGCCTCATCCTAGGTGGGCCCAGCATGAGCAGCAGGTGGGTGCGCTGGCCCGGGAGCTGGGTTTCACGCACGTCTCACTGTCCTCGGAGGCCATGCCGATGGTACGCATCGTGCCAAGGGGCCACACTGCCTGCGCCGATGCCTACCTCACGCCCACCATCCAGCGCTACGTGCAGGGCTTCCGCCACGGCTTCCAGGGTCAGCTCAAGGTGAggcctgcccacccacccacctggcTCCCTGCACCTGGCCCAGCCCTTCACTGCCCACCTACCCACCTGGCCCCCTGCACCTGGCCTGGCCCCTCACTGCTCACCCACCCTGGGTCCCTCACTGCCCTCCCACCCTGGGCCCTCAATGTCTACCCACCCTAGGTCCAgcccagcccctcactgcccaccCACCCTGGGCCTGGCCCCTCACTGCCCACCCGCCCACCTGGCCCCCTGCACCTGGCCTGGCCCCTCACTGCCCACCTGGCCCCTGCACCTGGCctagcccctcactgcccacccacccacctgcacctGGCCTGGCCCCTCACTACCCACCCGCCCACGTGGCCCCCTGCACCTGGTCTGGCCCCTCACTGCCCACCCGCCCATCACCACCAGGACGTACAGGTTCTGTTTATGCGCTCCGATGGCGGACTGGCGCCCATGGACACCTTCAGCGGCTCTCGTGCTGTGCTCTCGGGCCCTGCAGGAGGTGTGGTTGGCTACTCAGCCACTACCTATCGGGCAGAGGGTGGCCAGCCAGTCATCGGCTTTGACATGGGAGGTATGAGGACCACAGGCTGGGGTCATGGGAGGCTGGGCATCGGGGCTGCGGGTAACCCCCACCCCTTCTCCACCAGGCACGTCCACTGATGTGAGCCGCTATGCTGGAGAGTTTGAACATGTCTTTGAGGCTAGCACAGCTGGCATCACCCTCCAGGCCCCCCAGCTGGACATCAACACGGTGGCAGCTGGTGGGGGCTCCCGCCTCTTTTTCAGGTCAGCCCTCCCACCACCTGGCTGGAATCCCTCGCCCCTCCCTTTCCCCACTTCCAATCCCAGTTCCCTCTACTTCCAAGGTCGGGCCTCTTTGTGGTTGGGCCTGAGTCTGCTGGAGCCCACCCCGGCCCTGCCTGCTACCGAAAAGGTAAGAGCTGATATCTGCTTTACTAGGCTCCACCCTGTCCATGCTGCCCCGGGCCTGTGGGCACCCACCCTTTAGCCCCTGCCCTgctgcccacccccacctccagcccccaaGCTCACCCCATGCCCACCTCCAGGGGGCCCTGTGACAGTGACGGATGCCAACCTGGTCCTGGGTCGCCTGctgcctgcctccttcccctGCATCTTTGGACCAGGAGAGAACCAACCACTGTCCCCCGAGGCCTCCCGCAAGGCCCTGGAGGCTGTGGCCACCGAGATCAACAGCTTCCTGGCAAATGGGCCCTGCCCAGCCTCTCCACTGAGCCTGGAAGAGGTGGCCATGGGGTTCGTGCGCGTGGCCAATGAGGCCATGTGCCGGCCTATCCGTGCGCTCACACAGGTACTCCTCTCACTCCACTGGGGCAGTCTGATGGGCGAGGGGCTGGGGGGCCAGCCACGTGGGGTAGCAGAGGCCACTAACCCCTTTTGGCCTGCAGGCTCGAGGCCACGACCCCTCAGCTCACGTGCTGGCCTGCTTCGGGGGAGCTGGTGGGCAGCATGCCTGTGCTATCGCCCGGGCCCTGGGCATGGACACCGTGCACATCCACAGGTGTGCCTGGGAGTGCGCATGGATTCTGGGGTGGGAGCAGCCATAGGATCCTGCCTGTCGTCGTGGTGACCCCCCTCTCCACAGGCACAGCGGGCTGCTGTCGGCGCTAGGGCTGGCCCTGGCAGATGTGGTACACGAGGCCCAGGAGCCCTGCTCCCTGCCGTATGCCCCCGAGACTTTCGTGCAGCTGGACCAGAGGCTGAGCCGCCTGGAGGAGCAGTGTGTGGACGTCCTGCGGGCCCAGGGCTTCCCCAGGTGGGCACAGCGGTCAGGGTCTCAGAGGCCGGGCTGGCCGAGGGCTCATACCTCCCCAGCTGCCCCCCAGATGGGTTTACCCACCCCCTTCATAGGTAGGGAAGCAGGTAGCATTGAAGGAGGCAGGGCCCCGGGCAGGGTCAGGGAGCAGGGGCTCCCTGCGTGAGCGCTCTGCCAGCCTGCCCACCCACAGGTCCCAGATCAGCACTGAGAACTTCCTACACCTGCGCTACCAGGGCACTGACTGTGCCCTGATGGTCTCTGCCCACCAGCACCCGGCCACTGTCCGTTCTCCCTGCTCTGGCGATTTTGGGGCAGCCTTTGTTGAGAGGTATGTGGGCTCCGTGTCCTGGGGAGCATGGCAGGGTGGCCTGCAGGCCCCTGGCAGCCTGCCCTGACCCTCCCTTGGCACTGGTGGTCCTGCAGGTACATGAGGGAATTCGGCTTCGTCATCCCTGAGCGGCCCGTTGTGGTGGATGACGTGCGAGTGAGGGGCACCGGCCGCAGTGGCCTTCGTCTTGAGGACAACCCCAAAGCCCAGACCGGGCCTCCCCGAGTGGACAAGGTTGGTGGTCCTGTCCAGGGCACAGGGATAGGTGTGGACAGGGAGAGCGAGCCCTGTTGAGAGACCTGAGGGAGGGTGCCGAGCCTAGGAGCCATGCTCACCCCACATTCTCCACAGATGACCCAGTGCTACTTTGAGGGGGGCTACCAGGAGACCCCTGTGTACCTGTTGGGAGAGCTGGGCTATGGGCACAAGCTCCAGGGGCCCTGCCTCATCATCGACAGCAACAGGTGGGCTGAGGCTTGGCCAGGTGGAGGCCGTGGAGGGGAGGTCTGGGGCCAAAGCTACTGGGGGTGGATGAGCTGTGGGGCCGTGGCAGGCGGCTCTCTGGCCCAAGGCTTCAGGGCTGAGGGCTTCTGGGGAGGGGGGTCCCATAGTTGGGTGTCCCTTAGCCTGGGGCTGTGGGGCCCATGGTTGGGGGGTAGTCTGGCCTGGCCCTTTCAGCCCCTCTATGTCCCCCCATCCCCAGCACTATCCTGGTAGAGCCAGGCTGCCAGGCAGAGGTGACAGAGACAGGGGACATCCGGATTTCCGTCGGGGCTGAGGCCCCCAGCACAGTGGGTGCCCGGCTCGACCCTATCCAGCTGTCCATCTTCTCACACCGCTTCATGAGCATCGCGGGTGAGTGTCCCCCACCACAGCCCTGGCTCTGGGGGCAGAGCCAGTTCTCCTTGAGGCGTGGGAGCACAGGGTGGGCCGTGGTCGGTATGTCAGGCAGAGGTGGGCGCTGGCTCCAGTCACATGGGGTGGGCTAGCAGGAGTGTGCACAGCAAGAATGACTGAGAATCCACCTGGCGACAGGGCAGGCAGCGTGGCCCTGGGGTGGCCTCGGGGAGGCTGGGTGTCCTCCTCTTACCAGCAGCCTTGCAATTTGGGGATGGCCATCCCTCCctacaaggagccttggtggtgcagtggttagccaCTCaggcactaaccaaaagttctgcggTTCGAACCCATAGCAGccccttgggagaaaaatgtggcagtctgcttctataaagattacagcctgggaaaccccgtggggcagttttgctttgtactgtagggtcaccatgaatcagcatcaactcgacagcaatgggtttggtttttggtttggtttttccctccctacccttaTGGGAACTAGGCTCAGTGAGCTCACCTGTACAGAGTAGAGGGTAGGAGGGGCTTGGTGCCTTGGATCCAGGTTCTTCTGGGAGCTCAGGGTAGGGTGTGTGGGGGGAGGAGTTGATGTACTTGGGCAGAGGTGTTTGGTCTGGGCCAGAGCATAACTAGGGTTGGCAGGTATGGCAGGTACTACACCAGACCCTGGACGTGTGGGGCcactgggcagttttttttttaacctggtacTTACCTACAGAAAATGGCGCCTATGGCAAACACTGAGATTGTGTCtctgtccaaacatctgacactCTTCTTAGATAACGTCACcgtaatatcagctcaaaaatactaCTGAAGCTCGTTAAccttttaattaaaatgttacCGCGCTTGAGGAAGGATGTTGGGCAGTACCGGGTTAACAGAAACTGCTCAGAGGTGCCACATGCCCAGTGTCAGAGAAATACCCTAGAGATGCCAACAGTaaggtctttaaaaaaatttttattgtcccttaggtgaaagtttacagaacaaattagattTCTGTTTGATAGTTCGTACATAAATATTTCATGGCTTtggcttcattccccacaatgtgtcagcactctccccgtttctaccctgggttccctgttttcttttttcctgattttctacccctccctgctttctcatctttgcttttggggaaaTATTGCCTTTTTGATCTCGTAATACTGGTTGTTCTAAGGAGCgcgttcctcttgggtgttattgtttatcttatgggcgtgtttgttgtttggctggaaggtggtctctgagaatggcttcagttccagatcAGAAGAGTTATAGTCTtgggggtttttccagtctctgtcagacttttttttttttgttagactagtaagtctgatcttttttgcaACTTtgattttttgctttatatttttctcctgctctgtctgggatcctccgttgtgattccagtcagagcagtcggtagtggtagctgggcaccgtctagtttttCTGGCCTCAGGGTCTGGGTGAGGTCTTGTGGGGCCTACTGGGAGGTGTCCAGGTGACAGTGAGCATGAAGAGGTGACATGGGGCCATCAGGCTGGGGGCGGGCTGGCTCCAGGGGTCCCAAGTCCCACCTCCAGCACATCCCAGGGGCCACCACATCTAGGGCCGCACCTCACAGCGGCCAGGTGGACACACCCGCTGCCTCGTGCACCAGTGTACGGAAATGCTGCTGGGTTCTGCTCCTCAGGGTCGTGGCCTGTGGTGGGGTGCGGGCCGGTGGGCATCTGGTCCCTCTGTGCCCCCAGAGCAGATGGGCCGCATCCTGCAGCGCACGGCCATCTCCACCAACATCAAGGAGCGGCTGGACTTCTCCTGTGCTCTCTTCGGGCCCGACGGGGGGTTGGTCTCCAACGCCCCCCACATCCCAGTGCACCTGGGTGCCATGCAGGAGACTGTGCAGTTCCAGGTTTGGCggcctcccccttcccctcctgccccctcccctgccagctggctcccctgtctttctgctccatCCTGTCTTCTGGTTTCAGATCCAGCACTTGGGGACTGACCTCCACCCTGGAGACGTGCTGCTGAGCAACCACCCCAGTGCGGGGGGCAGCCACCTGCCAGACCTGACCGTCATCACACCGGTGAGAGCCCATCCTGCCATCTGGGGGCTGGGGCCGCCAATGCAGCTAAACATCCTCTCCACCCACCAGGTGTTCTGGCCAGGCCAGACACGGCCTGTGTTCTACGTGGCCAGCCGCGGGCACCATGCAGACATCGGAGGCATCACACCAGGCTCCATGCCCCCCCACTCCACCATGCTGCAGCAGGAGGGTGCTGTCTTCTTATCTTTCAAACTCGTCCAGGGGGGCGTCTTCCAGGAGGAGGGTGAGTGGGAGGGGCTGCGAGTGGGGCAGGCCAGGTGGACAGATGCTGGGATGCACCCATCAGCCTAGGCCTGCCCTCGAGGGGGCAGAGACAGGCTGTGACCCCACAGTGTGGTGAGATGGATGGCCCAGGAGACTTGGAGTAGGGTGCAGAAGGGGGTGCGGGTAGTGCTTCTGGTACCTGTGCCCTAAACTGGGGGCTGCAGAGGAGCAGTGGGGAGATGAAGGGCTGCAGGCCCCAGAGAGctttcctggcccaggcccgAGCCCTCTTGTGGTGGGGCAGCTATAAAGCTGAAGCAGGACATACTGTGGTGTGTCCAGGCACCGGGAAGAACCCCTGCCTGCCATGAGGGCGGCCTAGAGGCTGCGCGGGGATAGTGGGATGGGGTGGCTGCAGTCACCCTGGATGGTGCTGAGCCTTGAACAGGGCAGCAGTTGGGGGGTAGCTGGTATGGAGGCTGCAGGTGGTATTTGACGGGACttgggggagagggggaggggtTGGGTTGGGCTGTTGGGAAATGGAGGTCTGGCACTGATGGGGCACAGAGCAGGCTTCAGGgaagttggcagttcagtggCAGTGGGGTGGGGGCAGCAGGAACTACTGAGCTGGGCTGAGGCCACAGGGGACCAGGAGCCCAGGGAGTCATCCCTGAGTGGGCAGGGGTAGCCAAGCCATGGGCTGTCTGGGTGTCAAGGATACAAATGGGGCAAATCAGGCCTGGCCACTGCCTTGTCCCACGTGCTCTGTGCCTGTCTCCTGGGCTGGATGTTGTCAGAGATGCATGCAGGCACATGCCAGGGAGGCTTGGAGAGGACCTGCCCCAGTCTTGAGCTTTCCCAGGGCAGTGATCTTCTGGGGTCGGGGAAGCTGTGCCCGTTTGCCAGGGATGGAGACCTTGTCCCCAgcctttttttggagggggggccTGGGAAACTTCCTAGGAGTGGAGAGGTGGGCGGGGTAGTAGAGACAACCCTGTTGATGCCATTGTCAAAACGGAAGGGCTGAGGGGAGAGTTGAAGAGGAgagggaggcccagagagggcaagAAGAGTTGGGCCAAGTGGGAGGGAAGCAggagggatggaaagggggaggggaGTTTGCGGAGGAACTAGCCCACCCCCTTCTAGGCCTCTGGCTCCTGTAAAGTCAGAGGTGGAGCTGCCTGCCCAGGCCTAGGGCACATGGGTGCtgggggatgggagggagaaggtaTAGCAGAGGGTTGAGGTGGAGGCTGGGGGTTGAAGGGGCACAGAGGGGGGCAGCAGGGAACCAGTAAAGGGCCAAGATGGGGGCACAGTGCCCCGGTACGGTGCAGGGGCAGGGAACAAGGCACCAGGTGGCCTGGGGGTGCTAGAGGGTGGCTCAGTGGCGACTCCTTGTCCACCCAGCGGTGACTGAGGCA harbors:
- the OPLAH gene encoding 5-oxoprolinase isoform X4, with amino-acid sequence MGSPEGRFHFSIDRGGTFTDVFAQCPGGHVRVLKLLSEDPANYGDAPTEGIRRILEQEGGVLLPRDRPLDTSRIASIRMGTTVATNALLERRGERVALLVTHGFRDLLHIGTQARQDLFDLAVPMPEVLYEEVLEVDERVVLYHREPGAGTPVKGRTGDLLEVQQPVDLGGLRGKLEGLLARGIRSLAVVLMHSYTWAQHEQQVGALARELGFTHVSLSSEAMPMVRIVPRGHTACADAYLTPTIQRYVQGFRHGFQGQLKDVQVLFMRSDGGLAPMDTFSGSRAVLSGPAGGVVGYSATTYRAEGGQPVIGFDMGGTSTDVSRYAGEFEHVFEASTAGITLQAPQLDINTVAAGGGSRLFFRSGLFVVGPESAGAHPGPACYRKGGPVTVTDANLVLGRLLPASFPCIFGPGENQPLSPEASRKALEAVATEINSFLANGPCPASPLSLEEVAMGFVRVANEAMCRPIRALTQARGHDPSAHVLACFGGAGGQHACAIARALGMDTVHIHRHSGLLSALGLALADVVHEAQEPCSLPYAPETFVQLDQRLSRLEEQCVDVLRAQGFPRSQISTENFLHLRYQGTDCALMVSAHQHPATVRSPCSGDFGAAFVERYMREFGFVIPERPVVVDDVRVRGTGRSGLRLEDNPKAQTGPPRVDKMTQCYFEGGYQETPVYLLGELGYGHKLQGPCLIIDSNSTILVEPGCQAEVTETGDIRISVGAEAPSTVGARLDPIQLSIFSHRFMSIAEQMGRILQRTAISTNIKERLDFSCALFGPDGGLVSNAPHIPVHLGAMQETVQFQIQHLGTDLHPGDVLLSNHPSAGGSHLPDLTVITPVRAHPAIWGLGPPMQLNILSTHQVFWPGQTRPVFYVASRGHHADIGGITPGSMPPHSTMLQQEGAVFLSFKLVQGGVFQEEAVTEALRAPGKIPGCSGTRNLHDNLSDLRAQVAANQKGIQLVGELIGQYGLDVVQAYMGHIQANAELAVRDMLRAFGTSRQARGLPLEVSAEDHMDDGSPIRLRVQINLGQCGV
- the OPLAH gene encoding 5-oxoprolinase isoform X3 — protein: MGSPEGRFHFSIDRGGTFTDVFAQCPGGHVRVLKLLSEDPANYGDAPTEGIRRILEQEGGVLLPRDRPLDTSRIASIRMGTTVATNALLERRGERVALLVTHGFRDLLHIGTQARQDLFDLAVPMPEVLYEEVLEVDERVVLYHREPGAGTPVKGRTGDLLEVQQPVDLGGLRGKLEGLLARGIRSLAVVLMHSYTWAQHEQQVGALARELGFTHVSLSSEAMPMVRIVPRGHTACADAYLTPTIQRYVQGFRHGFQGQLKDVQVLFMRSDGGLAPMDTFSGSRAVLSGPAGGTSTDVSRYAGEFEHVFEASTAGITLQAPQLDINTVAAGGGSRLFFRSGLFVVGPESAGAHPGPACYRKGGPVTVTDANLVLGRLLPASFPCIFGPGENQPLSPEASRKALEAVATEINSFLANGPCPASPLSLEEVAMGFVRVANEAMCRPIRALTQARGHDPSAHVLACFGGAGGQHACAIARALGMDTVHIHRHSGLLSALGLALADVVHEAQEPCSLPYAPETFVQLDQRLSRLEEQCVDVLRAQGFPRSQISTENFLHLRYQGTDCALMVSAHQHPATVRSPCSGDFGAAFVERYMREFGFVIPERPVVVDDVRVRGTGRSGLRLEDNPKAQTGPPRVDKMTQCYFEGGYQETPVYLLGELGYGHKLQGPCLIIDSNSTILVEPGCQAEVTETGDIRISVGAEAPSTVGARLDPIQLSIFSHRFMSIAEQMGRILQRTAISTNIKERLDFSCALFGPDGGLVSNAPHIPVHLGAMQETVQFQIQHLGTDLHPGDVLLSNHPSAGGSHLPDLTVITPVRAHPAIWGLGPPMQLNILSTHQVFWPGQTRPVFYVASRGHHADIGGITPGSMPPHSTMLQQEGAVFLSFKLVQGGVFQEEAVTEALRAPGKIPGCSGTRNLHDNLSDLRAQVAANQKGIQLVGELIGQYGLDVVQAYMGHIQANAELAVRDMLRAFGTSRQARGLPLEVSAEDHMDDGSPIRLRVQINLGQGSAVFDFSGTGPEVFGNLNAPRAITLSALIYCLRCLVGRDIPLNQGCLAPVRLVIPRGSILDPSPEAAVVGGNVLTSQRVVDVILGAFGACAASQGCMNNVTLGNAHMGYYETVAGGAGAGPGWHGRSGVHSHMTNTRITDPEILESRYPVILRRFELRPGSGGRGRFRGGDGVIRELLFREEALLSVLTERRAFRPYGLHGGEPGACGLNLLIRKDGRTVNLGGKTSVSVNPGDVFCLHTPGGGGYGDPEDPAPAPGSPPQALAFPERGSVYEYRRAQEAV
- the OPLAH gene encoding 5-oxoprolinase isoform X1, which encodes MGSPEGRFHFSIDRGGTFTDVFAQCPGGHVRVLKLLSEDPANYGDAPTEGIRRILEQEGGVLLPRDRPLDTSRIASIRMGTTVATNALLERRGERVALLVTHGFRDLLHIGTQARQDLFDLAVPMPEVLYEEVLEVDERVVLYHREPGAGTPVKGRTGDLLEVQQPVDLGGLRGKLEGLLARGIRSLAVVLMHSYTWAQHEQQVGALARELGFTHVSLSSEAMPMVRIVPRGHTACADAYLTPTIQRYVQGFRHGFQGQLKDVQVLFMRSDGGLAPMDTFSGSRAVLSGPAGGVVGYSATTYRAEGGQPVIGFDMGGTSTDVSRYAGEFEHVFEASTAGITLQAPQLDINTVAAGGGSRLFFRSGLFVVGPESAGAHPGPACYRKGGPVTVTDANLVLGRLLPASFPCIFGPGENQPLSPEASRKALEAVATEINSFLANGPCPASPLSLEEVAMGFVRVANEAMCRPIRALTQARGHDPSAHVLACFGGAGGQHACAIARALGMDTVHIHRHSGLLSALGLALADVVHEAQEPCSLPYAPETFVQLDQRLSRLEEQCVDVLRAQGFPRSQISTENFLHLRYQGTDCALMVSAHQHPATVRSPCSGDFGAAFVERYMREFGFVIPERPVVVDDVRVRGTGRSGLRLEDNPKAQTGPPRVDKMTQCYFEGGYQETPVYLLGELGYGHKLQGPCLIIDSNSTILVEPGCQAEVTETGDIRISVGAEAPSTVGARLDPIQLSIFSHRFMSIAEQMGRILQRTAISTNIKERLDFSCALFGPDGGLVSNAPHIPVHLGAMQETVQFQIQHLGTDLHPGDVLLSNHPSAGGSHLPDLTVITPVRAHPAIWGLGPPMQLNILSTHQVFWPGQTRPVFYVASRGHHADIGGITPGSMPPHSTMLQQEGAVFLSFKLVQGGVFQEEAVTEALRAPGKIPGCSGTRNLHDNLSDLRAQVAANQKGIQLVGELIGQYGLDVVQAYMGHIQANAELAVRDMLRAFGTSRQARGLPLEVSAEDHMDDGSPIRLRVQINLGQGSAVFDFSGTGPEVFGNLNAPRAITLSALIYCLRCLVGRDIPLNQGCLAPVRLVIPRGSILDPSPEAAVVGGNVLTSQRVVDVILGAFGACAASQGCMNNVTLGNAHMGYYETVAGGAGAGPGWHGRSGVHSHMTNTRITDPEILESRYPVILRRFELRPGSGGRGRFRGGDGVIRELLFREEALLSVLTERRAFRPYGLHGGEPGACGLNLLIRKDGRTVNLGGKTSVSVNPGDVFCLHTPGGGGYGDPEDPAPAPGSPPQALAFPERGSVYEYRRAQEAV
- the OPLAH gene encoding 5-oxoprolinase isoform X2; the encoded protein is MGSPEGRFHFSIDRGGTFTDVFAQCPGGHVRVLKLLSEDPANYGDAPTEGIRRILEQEGGVLLPRDRPLDTSRIASIRMGTTVATNALLERRGERVALLVTHGFRDLLHIGTQARQDLFDLAVPMPEVLYEEVLEVDERVVLYHREPGAGTPVKGRTGDLLEVQQPVDLGGLRGKLEGLLARGIRSLAVVLMHSYTWAQHEQQVGALARELGFTHVSLSSEAMPMVRIVPRGHTACADAYLTPTIQRYVQGFRHGFQGQLKDVQVLFMRSDGGLAPMDTFSGSRAVLSGPAGGVVGYSATTYRAEGGQPVIGFDMGGTSTDVSRYAGEFEHVFEASTAGITLQAPQLDINTVAAGGGSRLFFRSGLFVVGPESAGAHPGPACYRKGGPVTVTDANLVLGRLLPASFPCIFGPGENQPLSPEASRKALEAVATEINSFLANGPCPASPLSLEEVAMGFVRVANEAMCRPIRALTQARGHDPSAHVLACFGGAGGQHACAIARALGMDTVHIHRHSGLLSALGLALADVVHEAQEPCSLPYAPETFVQLDQRLSRLEEQCVDVLRAQGFPRSQISTENFLHLRYQGTDCALMVSAHQHPATVRSPCSGDFGAAFVERYMREFGFVIPERPVVVDDVRVRGTGRSGLRLEDNPKAQTGPPRVDKMTQCYFEGGYQETPVYLLGELGYGHKLQGPCLIIDSNSTILVEPGCQAEVTETGDIRISVGAEAPSTVGARLDPIQLSIFSHRFMSIAEQMGRILQRTAISTNIKERLDFSCALFGPDGGLVSNAPHIPVHLGAMQETVQFQIQHLGTDLHPGDVLLSNHPSAGGSHLPDLTVITPVFWPGQTRPVFYVASRGHHADIGGITPGSMPPHSTMLQQEGAVFLSFKLVQGGVFQEEAVTEALRAPGKIPGCSGTRNLHDNLSDLRAQVAANQKGIQLVGELIGQYGLDVVQAYMGHIQANAELAVRDMLRAFGTSRQARGLPLEVSAEDHMDDGSPIRLRVQINLGQGSAVFDFSGTGPEVFGNLNAPRAITLSALIYCLRCLVGRDIPLNQGCLAPVRLVIPRGSILDPSPEAAVVGGNVLTSQRVVDVILGAFGACAASQGCMNNVTLGNAHMGYYETVAGGAGAGPGWHGRSGVHSHMTNTRITDPEILESRYPVILRRFELRPGSGGRGRFRGGDGVIRELLFREEALLSVLTERRAFRPYGLHGGEPGACGLNLLIRKDGRTVNLGGKTSVSVNPGDVFCLHTPGGGGYGDPEDPAPAPGSPPQALAFPERGSVYEYRRAQEAV